One window of the Podospora pseudocomata strain CBS 415.72m chromosome 7, whole genome shotgun sequence genome contains the following:
- a CDS encoding hypothetical protein (COG:K; EggNog:ENOG503P5D9): MIDDPGEHGRLSSGDAGQTEDLHVRKNGLGAVLGLSLIGLELTPGRPGSAVEPDLKSTRGDSYFIPDLSSKFIHFLLSLPTTMSGEGTYAPRSPDLSSFYSSGPTPPAEQAQTQHWPPLSQSQPPSQFSPQRPHKLPPSSTHFSGQPAANQSSHHYQLHQPQPQPQSPHQQPQLATPPQALAQAVRPSKNLSDITNQPPLNTSFSGAAYPPQSQTYSTYIPQSAAPASQPASASSYTAPSPQSYQNRSWYGADNYQYRPQKPIHQQQQQQTPLHAQHYTSGAFTTQPAGLPHGLDGTVSRPESHDANHNSNINSGNPASTMPPKRGAAARPPPPTIEPSPVKTKFPTARIKRIMQADEEVGKVAQQTPIAVGKALELFMVQMVTKSADLAREKNSKRVSAQMLKQVVEADEQWDFLREIVSRVETTEEKKGGPSKSKSAAETESEDEAPEKKKRAGRRKKVA, from the exons ATGATCGACGATCCAGGGGAGCATGGCAGACTCTCAAGCGGTGATGCAGGGCAAACCGAAGATCTGCATGTTCGGAAAAATGGACTTGGGGCTGTGCTCGGGCTAAGCCTAATAGGGTTAGAGCTCACGCCTG GACGGCCTGGCTCGGCGGTAGAGCCTGATTTGAAGTCGACCCGAGGGGATTCATATTTCATTCCGGACCTCTCCTCCAAGTTCAT ACATTTTCTATTGTCATTACCTACTACAATGTCTGGCGAGGGCACTTATGCTCCCCGGAGTCCGGATCTCTCTTCCTTCTATTCATCGGGCCCCACTCCGCCAGCGGAACAAGCACAAACCCAGCACTGGCCGCCGTTATCACAATCACAACCCCCGTCACAGTTTTCTCCGCAACGGCCACACAAGCTTCCACCTTCAAGTACACATTTTTCaggccagccagcagcaaaccAAAGCTCTCACCATTACCaacttcatcaaccacaaccacaaccacaatcGCCACATCAGCAACCACAGCTCGCGACACCGCCTCAGGCCTTGGCGCAAGCCGTACGACCATCCAAGAACCTCAGCGACATCACCAATCAGCCGCCCCTAAACACCAGCTTTAGCGGAGCCGCATACCCACCGCAGTCACAGACCTACTCAACTTATATCCCCCAGTCCGCTGCTCCCGCGTCACAACCCGCTTCGGCGTCCAGTTACACAGCTCCTTCGCCGCAATCATACCAAAACCGATCGTGGTACGGCGCAGACAATTATCAGTACCGTCCACAAAAGCCGAttcatcagcaacagcagcaacagacaCCACTTCACGCGCAGCATTACACGTCCGGCGCGTTCACAACTCAACCTGCTGGCTTACCCCACGGTCTAGACGGCACAGTCAGCCGACCGGAATCTCACGACGCgaaccacaacagcaacatcaactcCGGCAACCCCGCAAGCACGATGCCTCCCAAACGTGGGGCAGCTGCCCgacccccacctcccaccatcGAGCCCTCCCCAGTCAAGACAAAATTCCCAACAGCGCGGATCAAGCGCATCATGCAGGCTGACGAAGAAGTAGGCAAGGTGGCACAGCAGACGCCTATCGCGGTGGGGAAAGCTTTGGAGCTTTTTATGGTGCAAATGGTGACTAAGAGCGCGGATCTAGCCCGGGAGAAGAACTCGAAGCGAGTATCAGCACAAATGCTGAAGCAAGTCGTCGAGGCGGACGAGCAATGGGACTTTCTGAGAGAAATCGTTAGTAGGGTCGAGACgacagaagagaaaaagggagGTCCTAGCAAATCCAAGAGCGCAGCCGAGACGGAAAGCGAGGACGAGGCacccgagaagaagaagagagccggcaggaggaagaaggtaGCCTGA